A stretch of Pirellulales bacterium DNA encodes these proteins:
- the devC gene encoding ABC transporter permease DevC, whose translation MRNSRIPLAWKNLVHQPRRLMIAVCGIGFAVVLMFMQLGFRNALFDSTVALHQRMNADLVITSAARYTVSVKETFSRRRLAQARGCAAIESAWPLYIETAQSIWKNPATGQGHPIRVLAFDPAEPVLLLSDFDATAIIAPGTLAVDRRSKGDYGSPQIGDKIELSDHATRIVGTFELGTDFANDGNCVISSQQYRDYFSLPGSLHDKLADVDVGLLKVRPGIPLADALAQVRQALPDDVRVQTRQQFIDQELAFWQHSTPIGFIFGLGTVMGFIVGVVICYQILYADVDDHMAEFATLKAIGYHNSYFVSVVLQESLWLSAFGFVPGIVAAAALYGVLGWLTGLLLNLTAPRVLGVLFLTLAMCIVSGCLALRRVFQADPAELF comes from the coding sequence GTGCGCAACTCTCGCATACCGCTGGCTTGGAAGAACCTGGTGCATCAACCGCGTCGGTTGATGATCGCCGTGTGTGGGATCGGCTTTGCAGTGGTACTGATGTTCATGCAATTGGGCTTTCGCAACGCCCTGTTCGATAGCACCGTCGCCTTGCACCAACGGATGAATGCCGATCTGGTAATCACAAGTGCCGCGCGCTATACGGTGTCCGTCAAGGAGACCTTCAGCCGACGGCGTCTGGCGCAAGCCCGCGGCTGCGCGGCGATCGAGTCGGCCTGGCCGCTGTACATCGAAACGGCGCAATCCATTTGGAAGAATCCCGCCACCGGGCAAGGGCATCCCATCCGCGTCTTGGCCTTCGATCCGGCCGAGCCGGTGCTGCTGCTCTCGGACTTCGACGCCACGGCCATCATTGCTCCCGGAACGCTGGCCGTCGACCGCCGCTCGAAGGGAGACTATGGCAGCCCGCAGATCGGCGACAAGATCGAGCTCTCGGACCACGCCACGCGCATCGTCGGTACGTTCGAATTGGGGACGGATTTTGCCAACGACGGCAATTGTGTAATCAGTTCGCAGCAATATCGGGACTATTTCAGTCTGCCAGGGTCGTTGCACGACAAGCTGGCCGACGTCGATGTGGGCCTGTTGAAGGTGCGCCCCGGCATCCCTTTGGCGGACGCGCTGGCACAGGTTCGCCAGGCACTGCCGGACGACGTACGCGTGCAAACCCGGCAGCAGTTTATCGATCAGGAGTTGGCGTTTTGGCAGCACAGCACCCCGATTGGCTTCATATTCGGCCTGGGGACCGTCATGGGATTTATTGTGGGGGTCGTGATCTGCTATCAAATCTTGTACGCCGACGTCGACGATCATATGGCCGAGTTCGCCACGCTCAAGGCCATCGGATATCACAACAGCTACTTTGTCTCGGTCGTGTTGCAAGAATCGTTGTGGCTGTCGGCCTTTGGCTTCGTGCCGGGCATCGTGGCAGCGGCTGCGCTGTACGGCGTGCTCGGTTGGCTAACCGGACTGCTGTTAAACTTGACGGCGCCGCGGGTACTGGGCGTCCTGTTTTTGACTTTGGCCATGTGCATTGTCTCAGGCTGCCTGGCACTGAGACGCGTCTTTCAGGCC
- the devC gene encoding ABC transporter permease DevC, protein MINDRHLGEEQIGRAARGAAIRMKTPLAWLNLLHQRARSSVAVAGVAFAVVLVLLQLGFLASVRQTATRIYDHLDFDLLLASPEYLHLSKASTIPRSRLTQAASLPGVTGTSGLNIGFQLWRNVETGQRRGILLMAFDPRDRVIALPEVADQQEQLGKADTVLVDRLSRSEFGPKQAGVTTEVGRRSVHVTGDFALGTGFSADGALLASNATFFRLLPFRKPGEISLGLVRLAPGTDPDAVAAELRSILPRDVHVMTRDEIAAHERRHWMTKTSVGIIFGLGVLVALLVGTSIVYQVLSSDISSRLAEFATLKAMGYSRQYLSWLVLQQALILALAGFLPGLLLAEMLYQLTERMTHIPIEMTLTRACGVLLLSVVMCGLSGLASMAKVNSADPADLF, encoded by the coding sequence ATGATTAATGATCGGCACCTCGGCGAGGAACAAATCGGTCGCGCCGCGCGCGGCGCAGCGATCCGCATGAAAACACCTCTGGCATGGCTCAATCTGCTTCACCAGAGGGCCCGTTCGAGCGTGGCCGTGGCCGGGGTAGCGTTCGCGGTCGTGCTGGTCCTTCTGCAGCTGGGCTTTCTGGCATCCGTACGTCAGACCGCCACGCGGATTTACGATCATCTCGATTTCGATCTGCTGCTGGCCTCGCCAGAATACTTGCACCTTTCCAAAGCCTCGACGATACCCCGTTCGCGTTTGACGCAGGCGGCGTCCCTGCCCGGTGTGACAGGCACGAGCGGCCTGAATATTGGCTTTCAGCTGTGGCGCAATGTAGAGACGGGCCAGCGGCGCGGGATCTTGCTGATGGCCTTCGACCCACGCGATCGCGTGATTGCACTCCCCGAGGTCGCGGATCAGCAAGAGCAGCTTGGCAAGGCCGATACCGTGCTGGTCGATCGCTTGTCGCGCTCGGAGTTTGGTCCAAAGCAGGCGGGCGTAACGACGGAAGTGGGGCGCCGCTCGGTCCACGTCACAGGTGATTTCGCGCTCGGCACCGGCTTTAGCGCCGATGGTGCCTTGCTGGCGAGCAACGCCACGTTTTTTCGCCTGCTTCCGTTTCGCAAACCCGGCGAGATCAGCCTGGGGCTGGTACGGCTCGCCCCGGGCACGGATCCCGACGCCGTGGCTGCCGAACTGCGCAGCATTCTGCCGCGCGACGTACACGTAATGACCCGCGACGAAATTGCCGCCCACGAGCGCCGGCATTGGATGACCAAAACTTCGGTCGGCATCATTTTCGGACTGGGCGTGCTGGTGGCGCTACTGGTGGGAACGTCGATCGTCTACCAGGTTTTGTCGAGTGACATTTCCAGCCGCCTGGCGGAATTCGCCACGCTGAAGGCGATGGGCTATTCGCGGCAATATCTGTCTTGGCTCGTATTGCAACAGGCGTTGATTCTGGCCCTGGCCGGATTCCTGCCTGGCCTGTTGCTTGCCGAGATGCTCTATCAATTGACTGAGCGCATGACGCACATCCCGATCGAGATGACACTGACCCGCGCCTGTGGAGTGCTGCTGTTGTCCGTAGTCATGTGCGGACTATCAGGTTTGGCCTCGATGGCGAAAGTCAACTCGGCCGACCCGGCAGATTTGTTTTAG
- a CDS encoding efflux RND transporter periplasmic adaptor subunit, with translation MPQATRNLIGVAFVLAAVMAAAFAFRSRRDGASQTDTGKTTAGTRQESRTRSTVAALGRLEPQGGVIAVGGTAGERIDRLVVAEGDQVKKGQELAFLGSYPLRISERQLAEIQLAEAKARGHAEQDYGAALLTEAQTALDQLPFAELDAKALRAKIEAAELSARVAARDLERLTAAGEVVSEQERDHQQLVAEQAKAELNSSRAQLAKLEGSREVHQREATARLETAKANQARLQAAVQLESLEKGLATAAQKVELAVVRAPRDGRVLRIMTQAGETIGPRPILQLGDIEHMYATAEIYETDVRFVRPGQQATVTSDALTEPLRGTIESVGTTVAKNEVMSLDPTAAADARVVLARIRLDDSQEAAGLVDLQVDVVIDTAPPAGAAQASAKEHD, from the coding sequence ATGCCGCAAGCCACTCGGAACCTGATCGGCGTCGCATTCGTGCTGGCGGCCGTCATGGCGGCGGCGTTTGCGTTCCGATCGCGACGCGACGGCGCATCACAGACAGACACGGGCAAGACGACAGCGGGGACCCGACAGGAATCGAGAACGCGCAGTACCGTGGCCGCACTCGGCCGTTTGGAACCGCAGGGCGGAGTGATCGCGGTCGGGGGCACCGCCGGCGAACGTATCGACCGGCTCGTCGTTGCCGAGGGAGATCAGGTGAAGAAGGGGCAGGAGCTAGCGTTTTTAGGTAGCTATCCCCTCCGCATCAGTGAACGGCAACTGGCCGAGATTCAGTTGGCCGAAGCCAAAGCGCGCGGCCACGCCGAGCAAGATTACGGCGCGGCCCTGTTGACCGAGGCCCAAACCGCGCTCGACCAACTCCCATTTGCCGAGCTCGACGCCAAAGCGCTGCGGGCAAAGATCGAGGCCGCCGAGCTGAGCGCGCGTGTTGCCGCGCGCGATCTCGAGCGGCTCACAGCCGCTGGCGAGGTCGTCTCGGAGCAAGAGCGAGACCATCAGCAGCTAGTCGCGGAGCAGGCCAAGGCCGAACTCAACAGCTCGCGGGCCCAATTGGCCAAGCTGGAAGGCTCGCGCGAGGTACACCAGCGCGAGGCCACGGCACGGCTGGAAACCGCCAAGGCAAATCAAGCGCGGCTGCAAGCCGCCGTGCAGCTCGAATCGCTGGAAAAGGGACTGGCCACGGCCGCGCAAAAAGTAGAACTGGCTGTGGTCCGGGCGCCGCGCGATGGGCGCGTCCTGCGGATCATGACGCAAGCCGGCGAGACCATCGGCCCCCGCCCCATCTTGCAGTTGGGGGACATCGAACACATGTATGCTACGGCCGAGATCTACGAAACCGACGTCCGGTTCGTGCGCCCGGGCCAACAAGCCACGGTAACGAGCGACGCCCTGACTGAGCCCTTGCGGGGAACGATCGAAAGCGTCGGCACGACCGTGGCCAAGAACGAGGTCATGAGCCTCGACCCCACCGCTGCGGCGGACGCGCGGGTGGTGCTGGCGCGGATTCGTCTTGATGACAGTCAAGAGGCCGCCGGTTTGGTCGATCTACAAGTCGATGTGGTCATCGACACCGCACCGCCGGCCGGTGCGGCTCAGGCCAGCGCCAAGGAACATGATTAA
- a CDS encoding transglutaminase family protein, with translation MSIASQRVTVFSMLALCIASFAPAGIFADEAKPEATSERETGTRKSVEDVYQRARPSLAVITVGGRDGRKHGLGSGFVVSADGLIATNLHVIGEGRPITVQMADGKRHEVTSVHASDRFLDLAILRVDATGLTPLKLADSEFLRPGQAVVALGNPMGLRHSVVAGVVSGQREIDGRKMIQLAIAVEPGNSGGPLVDMQGHVGGILTLKSLVTNNLGFAVGINDLKPLLARPNPVPIDRWVKQGALDAAEWTPVFGANWHARGARVLVDGEGDGFGGRSLCLSSQAPPDVPFELTATVRLDDEAGAAGLVFGADGGDKHYGFYPTAGTMRLTRFDGPDVLNWTILAQQASPFYKAGEWNTLHVRVEPQRIVCRVNGHEVITTHVSTATTGKVGFAKFRETHAEFKGFRVGRELTAPAPSAEAVARIDRLLDEMPADSHPGIALAEQLAENSAVTTAALTDRAEALSHQAEQLRRLSDSLRQVHAHAELLKVLDQPEESIDLLAAALAIARLDNDEIDVESYRRQLDRMAADVTAKSGEMPDEAARFSALNKFFFDESGFHGSRGDYYHRANSYVNEVLDDREGLPITLSIVYMELARRLSLHVEGVGLPGHFVVRYVPTGGESRLIDVFDGGQVVSPEEAGRRVLAATRAPLTEEQQKATTKRAIVVRILYNLKEVAGMSGDNRAVLRYLDALLAISPEAHRARFDRAMLRSQNGDRAGAVADADWLLEHPAEGLDRGALQDFRAFLDRAAK, from the coding sequence ATGTCCATTGCGTCGCAGCGCGTAACAGTTTTTTCCATGTTGGCGCTGTGCATTGCGAGCTTCGCGCCGGCCGGCATATTCGCCGACGAAGCAAAACCCGAGGCCACTAGCGAGCGCGAGACTGGCACGCGCAAGTCCGTCGAGGACGTCTATCAGCGCGCTCGGCCCTCGCTGGCCGTGATCACCGTTGGTGGCCGTGACGGCCGCAAGCATGGTTTGGGCTCGGGCTTTGTCGTGTCGGCCGACGGATTGATCGCCACAAATCTGCACGTCATCGGCGAAGGTCGGCCGATCACGGTGCAAATGGCTGATGGCAAGCGGCACGAAGTAACGAGCGTACATGCATCGGATCGCTTCCTCGATCTGGCCATTCTGCGGGTCGACGCAACAGGACTGACGCCGCTAAAGCTGGCGGATTCCGAATTTTTGCGCCCCGGACAAGCTGTCGTCGCACTTGGCAATCCCATGGGGCTGCGACACAGCGTTGTGGCGGGAGTCGTATCAGGGCAGCGCGAGATCGACGGCCGAAAAATGATTCAGCTAGCCATCGCCGTCGAGCCGGGCAACAGCGGCGGTCCCTTGGTCGATATGCAAGGTCACGTCGGCGGCATTCTGACGCTGAAGTCGCTGGTAACCAACAATCTGGGTTTCGCCGTCGGCATCAACGACCTGAAGCCCCTTTTGGCGCGTCCCAACCCGGTGCCCATCGATCGCTGGGTGAAGCAAGGCGCCCTCGACGCGGCCGAATGGACGCCGGTATTCGGCGCCAACTGGCACGCACGCGGAGCCCGCGTGTTGGTCGACGGCGAAGGAGACGGATTCGGCGGTCGCTCGCTTTGCTTGTCATCGCAGGCCCCTCCGGATGTTCCTTTCGAACTGACCGCGACCGTACGGCTCGACGACGAGGCCGGCGCCGCCGGATTGGTTTTCGGCGCCGATGGCGGCGACAAGCACTACGGCTTCTATCCCACGGCCGGCACCATGCGGCTGACGCGTTTCGACGGTCCGGACGTGTTGAATTGGACCATCCTCGCGCAACAAGCAAGCCCGTTCTATAAGGCGGGCGAGTGGAACACGCTGCACGTGCGCGTCGAGCCGCAACGGATCGTCTGCCGCGTCAATGGTCACGAAGTGATCACGACCCACGTCTCGACAGCAACCACGGGCAAAGTCGGTTTTGCCAAATTTCGCGAGACGCATGCCGAGTTCAAGGGTTTTCGCGTGGGCCGGGAACTAACGGCACCGGCACCTTCGGCCGAAGCCGTGGCACGCATCGATCGACTGCTCGACGAGATGCCGGCCGATAGCCATCCTGGCATCGCCTTGGCCGAACAGCTGGCTGAAAACTCGGCGGTGACAACCGCGGCGCTGACGGATCGCGCCGAGGCGTTGTCGCATCAGGCCGAGCAGCTGCGCCGCCTGAGCGATTCGCTACGCCAGGTGCATGCCCATGCCGAATTGCTCAAGGTGCTTGACCAACCAGAAGAATCGATCGACCTGCTCGCCGCGGCATTGGCAATCGCGCGATTGGACAACGACGAGATCGATGTTGAGAGCTATCGTCGTCAACTCGATCGCATGGCTGCTGACGTTACGGCGAAATCGGGAGAGATGCCAGACGAAGCCGCCCGTTTTTCCGCGCTGAACAAGTTTTTCTTCGACGAAAGCGGCTTCCACGGCAGTCGCGGTGACTACTACCACCGTGCGAACAGCTACGTCAACGAAGTTTTGGACGATCGCGAAGGGTTACCTATCACGTTGTCGATCGTCTACATGGAGTTGGCCCGCCGTTTGTCGTTGCACGTCGAAGGAGTCGGCCTGCCCGGTCATTTCGTCGTGCGGTATGTACCAACTGGCGGCGAAAGTCGGCTGATCGACGTCTTCGATGGCGGCCAGGTGGTCAGTCCAGAGGAAGCCGGCCGGCGGGTATTGGCCGCCACGCGTGCGCCGCTAACCGAAGAGCAACAAAAGGCGACGACCAAGCGCGCGATCGTGGTGCGGATCCTCTACAACCTGAAAGAAGTGGCCGGCATGAGCGGCGACAACCGCGCCGTGCTGCGCTATCTGGATGCCTTGTTGGCCATCTCACCCGAGGCCCACCGGGCGCGATTCGACCGCGCCATGCTCCGCTCGCAGAACGGAGACCGTGCTGGCGCCGTAGCAGACGCCGATTGGTTGCTGGAACATCCGGCCGAGGGGCTGGATAGGGGCGCATTGCAAGATTTTCGCGCCTTCCTCGACCGAGCGGCAAAATAG
- a CDS encoding amidase: MTNELCWMPALDLAAAIRARRVSPVELVEAVLAQVDRLNPHLTAIVTRTDELAHQQARQAEEAVMRGDELPPLWGVPITIKDLHLTEGIRTTMGSKLFEQFVPDHDQPIVERFKRAGAIILGKTNTSEFGLIPLAANALFGDSNNPWDGRFNTGGSSGGAAAAVACGMGPLATASDGGGSIRIPATFCGVFGLKPQMGRVPHLPFPRGWESLSHQGVLSRTVRDTALALDVLAGPHPLDRWSLPATGRSFLSACTGEARGLRLAWAPRLGDLPVEPEVLAVCQQAAERFEQLGCRVTPLDLDLPDLGPAQQTIVLCEAAVGMQARRAEWEQSIFPPTRKMLPNADKLTYYDLVRAQWAREEYWEKISPVFEQFDALLTPTAPITAPLNGTLGPKVIEGRTVRPLSWLGHVVPANMTWQPAASMPVGFDSQSLPIGLQIMGRQHDEWTLLQLASAYEAAFPWADRKPPLALP; this comes from the coding sequence ATGACGAATGAACTTTGTTGGATGCCCGCCTTGGATCTGGCCGCGGCCATTCGCGCGCGGCGGGTGTCGCCCGTCGAGTTGGTCGAAGCAGTCCTCGCACAGGTAGACCGGCTTAATCCGCACTTGACCGCGATTGTCACCCGCACCGACGAACTGGCCCACCAGCAAGCCCGCCAGGCTGAAGAAGCTGTCATGCGAGGGGACGAGCTGCCGCCTCTGTGGGGCGTGCCGATTACGATCAAGGACCTGCACCTGACCGAGGGCATTCGCACGACGATGGGCTCGAAGTTGTTCGAGCAGTTCGTGCCCGACCACGATCAGCCGATCGTGGAACGATTCAAACGAGCCGGCGCGATCATCTTGGGAAAGACGAACACCTCGGAATTCGGTCTCATTCCGCTAGCTGCTAACGCATTGTTTGGCGATTCGAACAATCCCTGGGACGGACGCTTTAATACAGGCGGTTCTAGCGGTGGCGCGGCTGCTGCCGTGGCCTGCGGCATGGGGCCGTTGGCCACCGCCAGTGACGGTGGCGGATCGATCCGCATTCCGGCCACCTTTTGCGGCGTCTTTGGTTTGAAGCCGCAGATGGGGCGCGTGCCGCACCTCCCTTTTCCACGCGGCTGGGAGTCGCTGTCGCATCAGGGGGTTCTGTCGCGCACTGTGCGTGATACGGCGCTGGCGCTCGACGTGCTCGCAGGGCCGCACCCGCTCGACCGTTGGAGTTTACCGGCGACCGGGCGCAGCTTTTTGTCGGCCTGCACGGGCGAGGCGCGCGGCTTGCGTCTGGCTTGGGCGCCCCGTTTGGGCGATTTGCCGGTCGAGCCCGAAGTGCTGGCCGTCTGTCAGCAGGCTGCCGAGCGTTTCGAGCAACTCGGCTGTCGGGTGACGCCTTTGGATTTGGATTTGCCCGATCTGGGGCCCGCGCAGCAAACAATCGTGCTATGCGAGGCGGCGGTCGGCATGCAAGCCCGTCGCGCCGAATGGGAGCAATCGATTTTTCCTCCCACCCGCAAGATGCTTCCCAACGCTGACAAGCTGACGTACTACGATCTGGTGCGCGCGCAGTGGGCTCGCGAGGAATACTGGGAAAAAATCTCGCCGGTGTTCGAACAATTCGACGCTTTGCTGACGCCTACCGCGCCGATCACGGCCCCGCTCAACGGCACGTTGGGGCCGAAGGTGATCGAAGGGCGCACGGTGCGACCATTGTCATGGTTGGGGCACGTGGTTCCAGCCAACATGACATGGCAGCCGGCGGCCAGTATGCCCGTGGGTTTTGACAGTCAAAGCTTGCCAATCGGTTTGCAGATCATGGGTCGGCAACACGACGAATGGACCCTGTTGCAACTGGCCAGCGCCTATGAAGCAGCGTTTCCGTGGGCCGATCGAAAACCGCCGCTGGCATTGCCCTGA
- a CDS encoding tartrate dehydrogenase has translation MKTLRIAVYPGDGIGPEVIRQAVRVLRAVEARQKDWSLELTEFPWGAAYHRQTGRVVPEDFLEVLRPFDAILLGAVGWPAELPDHVTLAPLVTLRQRFDQYACVRPAKLFAGLRGLLADKGPADIDLVVVRENSEGEYVDNGGRVRRGTSDEYAVQTAIHTRRGIERVLRFGYELARTRRNKLTMITKSNAQRHAYVLWDDVLDEVSPQFPDVSTDKQHADAAAMNLVRRPETFDVIVASNLFGDILTDLAGTIAGGLGLAPSTNTNPERKFPSMFEPVHGSAPDIAGQGIANPIAAVLSAAMMMDWLGAAAAGNHLRGAVERTLAAGHKTVDLGGRLSTEAMGDLLVAAVEQA, from the coding sequence ATGAAAACGTTGCGGATCGCGGTTTATCCCGGCGATGGAATCGGACCCGAAGTCATCCGGCAGGCGGTGCGCGTATTGAGGGCCGTCGAAGCGCGGCAGAAAGACTGGTCACTGGAGCTGACCGAGTTTCCGTGGGGTGCCGCGTATCACCGGCAAACCGGCCGAGTGGTGCCGGAGGACTTTCTCGAGGTGCTGCGGCCGTTCGATGCGATTCTTTTGGGCGCGGTGGGTTGGCCGGCGGAATTGCCCGACCATGTCACGCTCGCGCCCTTGGTCACCTTGCGTCAGCGCTTCGATCAATATGCCTGCGTGCGGCCGGCCAAGCTCTTTGCCGGGCTGCGGGGTCTGCTTGCCGACAAAGGGCCGGCCGATATCGACCTGGTCGTGGTGCGCGAAAACTCGGAAGGGGAATATGTCGATAATGGCGGTCGGGTGCGCCGCGGCACGTCGGATGAGTATGCCGTGCAGACGGCAATTCACACCCGTCGCGGGATCGAGCGGGTTTTGCGCTTCGGATATGAGCTGGCGCGGACGCGTAGGAACAAGCTGACGATGATCACCAAGAGCAACGCCCAGCGGCACGCTTACGTGCTCTGGGACGACGTGCTGGACGAGGTGTCGCCGCAGTTCCCTGACGTGAGCACCGACAAGCAGCATGCCGACGCCGCGGCTATGAACTTGGTGCGCCGGCCGGAAACGTTCGACGTGATCGTGGCCTCGAATCTGTTCGGCGATATTCTGACGGACCTGGCCGGCACGATCGCCGGTGGGCTGGGGTTGGCTCCCAGCACCAACACCAACCCAGAACGAAAGTTTCCCAGCATGTTCGAACCGGTACACGGCTCGGCCCCCGACATTGCAGGGCAGGGAATCGCAAATCCGATCGCCGCCGTACTGAGCGCCGCCATGATGATGGATTGGCTGGGGGCGGCGGCTGCGGGGAATCATCTGCGCGGCGCCGTCGAACGGACGCTTGCCGCCGGACACAAGACGGTCGACCTGGGCGGGCGGCTATCGACCGAGGCGATGGGAGACTTATTGGTCGCCGCCGTCGAGCAGGCGTAG
- a CDS encoding NAD-dependent epimerase/dehydratase family protein, with protein MSSNRVTLVTGATGLVGNNVVRLLLSRGEAVRVLARGTTDRRPLAGLNVDVYAGDVRDEAAVRQACRGTTTVIHCAAHVNVGWAHPEHYEEINVGGTRNVAIACREFAARMIHISSTDVFGRCSLRHPTDEDTPFAGGPQVPYVVTKRAAEGVVDDEISQGLDAVVVNPAFMLGPWDWKPSSGRLLLAVARGATVFAPRGWLSLCDVRDVATGILAARDSGATGRRYLLAGKTMEWIEACRIFADICGVRRPLMRAGPLMQMIAGRVGNVVGRVTGHEPEVNSAAVDLGRLPKNYSSVRAQRELGYYQRPVKETARDAWQWFQEQGIR; from the coding sequence ATGAGCTCGAATCGGGTGACGCTCGTTACGGGCGCCACGGGCCTGGTTGGTAACAATGTGGTGCGATTATTGCTATCGCGTGGCGAAGCCGTGCGCGTGCTCGCGCGGGGCACGACCGATCGCCGGCCACTGGCAGGACTGAACGTCGATGTTTACGCCGGAGATGTGCGTGACGAGGCAGCGGTACGCCAGGCCTGTCGCGGAACGACGACCGTAATTCACTGCGCCGCGCACGTGAATGTCGGCTGGGCACACCCAGAGCATTACGAGGAGATAAACGTCGGCGGGACAAGAAATGTCGCCATCGCCTGCCGAGAATTCGCTGCACGGATGATTCACATTTCCAGCACCGACGTATTCGGTCGCTGCTCGCTCAGGCATCCGACTGACGAAGACACACCGTTTGCCGGCGGACCCCAGGTGCCGTATGTGGTCACCAAACGCGCGGCGGAAGGCGTTGTCGATGACGAGATCAGCCAGGGGCTGGACGCGGTCGTCGTGAATCCGGCTTTCATGCTCGGTCCTTGGGACTGGAAACCCTCGTCGGGGCGACTGCTGTTGGCCGTCGCTCGCGGCGCGACGGTCTTCGCGCCCCGCGGTTGGTTGAGCCTGTGCGATGTGCGCGACGTGGCAACAGGAATCCTGGCGGCACGCGACAGCGGTGCCACGGGCCGACGCTATCTACTGGCCGGCAAGACCATGGAATGGATTGAAGCCTGTCGCATATTCGCCGACATTTGTGGCGTGCGCCGCCCGCTCATGCGCGCGGGTCCTCTCATGCAAATGATCGCCGGACGCGTAGGGAATGTCGTCGGACGCGTCACCGGCCACGAGCCCGAGGTCAACTCGGCCGCCGTGGATTTAGGCCGATTGCCAAAAAACTATAGTAGTGTGCGTGCCCAGCGTGAGCTCGGCTACTATCAAAGGCCGGTCAAAGAGACCGCCCGAGATGCCTGGCAGTGGTTCCAAGAGCAGGGCATTCGGTAG
- a CDS encoding FAD-dependent oxidoreductase, with amino-acid sequence MQSRAEIVIIGGGIAGASIALHLAQLGRKDVLVVEQGALVSGTTSHAPGLIGQLRASVSLTRLLAASVSLYRGLQLDGVPGFSEVGSLRLASSTERLAELRRQKAFADQCGLETHLLSAVETAKLFPLMNPVGVEGALLMPTDGSAAAPVLAGAMIRDARALGVQFEPQTRVTAVDVAKGTIHGIQTMRGPVETETLVIAAGIWSPVIGRLAGVSIPLVPMEHQYVETAPVATVSEKLLPNLRDPDNLVYVRQKDDALIVGGYEKNPRPFRTPIPQSENPTVQTFDAAHFKVLLDAAGRRVPAVAASPLTRSVCGLESFTPDGGFLLGPLAAVRGLWTACGFCAHGVSGGGGVGKYLAEWIDAGEPTLDMSGMSLARFAGQRLDEDELARRACAVYSTYYDITAPAATNGA; translated from the coding sequence ATGCAGTCTCGCGCTGAAATCGTCATCATCGGCGGTGGTATTGCGGGGGCCAGCATCGCGTTGCACCTGGCACAATTGGGCCGCAAGGACGTGCTGGTCGTCGAGCAAGGCGCGCTCGTCAGCGGCACCACCTCGCACGCTCCGGGCTTGATCGGTCAACTTCGCGCGAGCGTCAGTCTGACGCGCCTGCTCGCAGCGAGCGTCTCGCTGTATCGTGGCTTGCAGCTCGACGGCGTGCCAGGCTTCTCCGAAGTCGGCAGTCTGCGATTGGCCTCGTCGACCGAGCGCTTGGCCGAGCTACGCCGCCAAAAGGCATTCGCCGACCAATGTGGGCTGGAGACACATCTGCTTTCAGCCGTCGAAACCGCCAAGCTGTTCCCGCTGATGAATCCGGTTGGCGTCGAGGGCGCCCTGTTGATGCCGACAGATGGATCGGCCGCCGCACCCGTGCTGGCGGGGGCCATGATTCGCGATGCCCGCGCCCTCGGCGTGCAATTCGAGCCACAGACGCGCGTCACGGCGGTCGACGTTGCGAAGGGAACCATCCACGGCATCCAGACGATGCGTGGTCCGGTCGAGACCGAAACACTGGTGATCGCGGCCGGCATCTGGTCCCCTGTCATTGGGCGATTGGCCGGTGTGTCGATTCCGCTAGTGCCCATGGAACACCAATACGTCGAGACGGCGCCCGTGGCGACGGTCAGCGAGAAACTATTGCCGAACCTGCGCGATCCCGACAACCTGGTTTACGTGCGCCAAAAAGATGACGCGCTGATTGTCGGCGGCTACGAGAAGAACCCGCGACCGTTTCGCACGCCGATTCCGCAGTCGGAAAACCCGACCGTGCAGACGTTCGACGCCGCGCACTTCAAAGTTCTGTTGGACGCCGCCGGCCGGCGCGTGCCCGCCGTGGCTGCGAGCCCGCTAACGCGTTCGGTGTGCGGATTGGAGTCGTTCACGCCCGATGGTGGCTTCCTACTCGGCCCGCTTGCCGCGGTGCGCGGCTTATGGACCGCCTGCGGATTCTGTGCCCACGGCGTATCGGGGGGCGGAGGCGTCGGCAAGTATCTGGCCGAATGGATCGACGCCGGCGAGCCCACATTGGATATGTCCGGCATGTCTCTGGCACGGTTCGCGGGCCAGCGTCTCGACGAGGACGAATTGGCACGCCGGGCCTGCGCGGTGTATAGCACGTATTACGACATCACCGCACCCGCCGCTACGAACGGAGCATAA